The following coding sequences lie in one Helicoverpa zea isolate HzStark_Cry1AcR chromosome 14, ilHelZeax1.1, whole genome shotgun sequence genomic window:
- the LOC124636486 gene encoding mucin-17 isoform X1 has protein sequence MYKTVRHGENSLQYTILPQTEEVLSNSGLKGKGRDYSPSIHVRRSRRKSDLKYALWIISSMAATLVLTLVPLYIIDARNQQGQHEIITPAPMASAARDMVKSRKKELKMSPEIVLTLGEKSETSTTSTSPTTTPSTAATTVTSEKGTTPPWTMPALRSWKSSTSSTVIPPIPTEDNVIPLIGTASSNSHEPTHDTSVKWEKDIIIRATVTPEPITLRSVLRYYSRTQVPSEKSVFATKGFDDVLITTKATTTRTPVTTEFTTTSENSKLRDLKDTMLSVDDDDEFKESLEVDEVFSLPPLKPDYAAPGTDSDEVTVSKAGDAGWYGARWPFVDTSSYFQWTGYSPGDNLLLPLLVAALSSIALVLLLALAVRRRKRSQIASSKLGKLTADLQADDNTNLLTAENAEDGDGDE, from the exons ATGTACAAGACAGTGAGGCACGGCGAGAACAGCCTCCAGTACACTATCCTTCCGCAGACCGAGGAAGTGCTGAGCAACAGCGGCCTGAAGGGCAAGGGCCGAGACTACAGCCCTTCCATACATGTGCGACGGTCTCGCAGGAAATCAGATTTAAAATATGCTTTATGGATAATATCCAGTATGGCAGCAACCCTGGTTCTAACTCTTGTTCCACTATATATCATTGATGCAAGGAATCAACAAGGCCAACATGAAATCATTACCCCTGCACCAATGGCATCCGCCGCACGTGATATGGTGAAATCTAGGAAAAAAGAACTCAAGATGTCCCCAGAAATCGTGTTGACCCTCGGTGAAAAATCTGAAACAAGCACCACTTCAACTTCACCTACTACAACCCCTTCCACTGCTGCAACGACAGTCACGAGTGAGAAGGGGACTACTCCTCCATGGACTATGCCAGCGTTACGCTCATGGAAGAGCTCAACGTCCTCTACAGTGATTCCGCCTATCCCAACAGAAGACAATGTGATTCCCCTCATTGGGACTGCCTCTAGTAATAGTCATGAGCCAACTCACGACACATCAGTCAAATGGGAGAAAGATATTATAATCAGAGCTACCGTCACTCCCGAACCAATCACTTTACGTAGTGTACTGAGGTACTACTCACGAACACAAGTCCCTTCGGAGAAATCAGTATTCGCCACGAAAGGATTCGACGACGTTTTGATAACTACTAAGGCTACTACCACAAGAACTCCGGTGACCACAGAGTTCACTACTACTAGTGAAAACTCGAAACTGAGAGATTTGAAGGACACCATGCTGTCGGtagatgatgacgatgaattCAAGGAGTCACTCGAAGTGGATGAAGTGTTTTCTTTGCCACCGTTGAAGCCTGATTACGCGGCCCCGGGAACAGATTCAGATGAAGTAACGGTGTCCAAGGCCGGCGACGCGGGATGGTATGGAGCACGCTGGCCATTCGTGGACACGTCATCTTACTTCCAATGGACG GGCTACTCTCCGGGTGACAACTTGCTGTTGCCGTTGCTGGTAGCAGCGCTGTCATCCATTGCGTTAGTTCTGCTGCTGGCACTAGCCGTGCGTCGGCGCAAGCGTTCGCAGATCGCCTCCTCCAAGCTTGGG AAGTTAACCGCCGACCTTCAAGCTGATGACAACACCAACCTGCTGACAGCCGAGAACGCCGAAGACGGCGAC
- the LOC124636486 gene encoding mucin-17 isoform X2, with amino-acid sequence MYKTVRHGENSLQYTILPQTEEVLSNSGLKGKGRDYSPSIHVRRSRRKSDLKYALWIISSMAATLVLTLVPLYIIDARNQQGQHEIITPAPMASAARDMVKSRKKELKMSPEIVLTLGEKSETSTTSTSPTTTPSTAATTVTSEKGTTPPWTMPALRSWKSSTSSTVIPPIPTEDNVIPLIGTASSNSHEPTHDTSVKWEKDIIIRATVTPEPITLRSVLRYYSRTQVPSEKSVFATKGFDDVLITTKATTTRTPVTTEFTTTSENSKLRDLKDTMLSVDDDDEFKESLEVDEVFSLPPLKPDYAAPGTDSDEVTVSKAGDAGWYGARWPFVDTSSYFQWTGYSPGDNLLLPLLVAALSSIALVLLLALAVRRRKRSQIASSKLGLTADLQADDNTNLLTAENAEDGDGDE; translated from the exons ATGTACAAGACAGTGAGGCACGGCGAGAACAGCCTCCAGTACACTATCCTTCCGCAGACCGAGGAAGTGCTGAGCAACAGCGGCCTGAAGGGCAAGGGCCGAGACTACAGCCCTTCCATACATGTGCGACGGTCTCGCAGGAAATCAGATTTAAAATATGCTTTATGGATAATATCCAGTATGGCAGCAACCCTGGTTCTAACTCTTGTTCCACTATATATCATTGATGCAAGGAATCAACAAGGCCAACATGAAATCATTACCCCTGCACCAATGGCATCCGCCGCACGTGATATGGTGAAATCTAGGAAAAAAGAACTCAAGATGTCCCCAGAAATCGTGTTGACCCTCGGTGAAAAATCTGAAACAAGCACCACTTCAACTTCACCTACTACAACCCCTTCCACTGCTGCAACGACAGTCACGAGTGAGAAGGGGACTACTCCTCCATGGACTATGCCAGCGTTACGCTCATGGAAGAGCTCAACGTCCTCTACAGTGATTCCGCCTATCCCAACAGAAGACAATGTGATTCCCCTCATTGGGACTGCCTCTAGTAATAGTCATGAGCCAACTCACGACACATCAGTCAAATGGGAGAAAGATATTATAATCAGAGCTACCGTCACTCCCGAACCAATCACTTTACGTAGTGTACTGAGGTACTACTCACGAACACAAGTCCCTTCGGAGAAATCAGTATTCGCCACGAAAGGATTCGACGACGTTTTGATAACTACTAAGGCTACTACCACAAGAACTCCGGTGACCACAGAGTTCACTACTACTAGTGAAAACTCGAAACTGAGAGATTTGAAGGACACCATGCTGTCGGtagatgatgacgatgaattCAAGGAGTCACTCGAAGTGGATGAAGTGTTTTCTTTGCCACCGTTGAAGCCTGATTACGCGGCCCCGGGAACAGATTCAGATGAAGTAACGGTGTCCAAGGCCGGCGACGCGGGATGGTATGGAGCACGCTGGCCATTCGTGGACACGTCATCTTACTTCCAATGGACG GGCTACTCTCCGGGTGACAACTTGCTGTTGCCGTTGCTGGTAGCAGCGCTGTCATCCATTGCGTTAGTTCTGCTGCTGGCACTAGCCGTGCGTCGGCGCAAGCGTTCGCAGATCGCCTCCTCCAAGCTTGGG TTAACCGCCGACCTTCAAGCTGATGACAACACCAACCTGCTGACAGCCGAGAACGCCGAAGACGGCGAC